One genomic region from Leptospira tipperaryensis encodes:
- a CDS encoding AAA domain-containing protein — translation MKEQKFSGSLDELEAVRKELEREKKEEDNLFSKDWLSRSLQDRVQLGITLYPLVYEEQAIGRDGSWILTFRFPDQEEYPSKFQSGAPIQIGKEEDRARAILVSLHKERIRIAIDEVPEWAEEGKCHLDLLPDETSYKEMFRALEVVSDAKKGSRLYVNRELLLGYGKADKISLREADKTRVQGRMNSRLNESQKNAVLHAVLSEDVTIIHGPPGTGKTTTLTEIVSQLVAEERKILVSAPTHSACDLLVESISEKGIPVLRLGHPARVSETALHSTLDYKLFHHPDGKLLSEYRREVVEISKQAKKYKRNFGEKEREERKSLFQEVKELKKTIRTIEAGLIDSLVSSHPVIVSTPVASAKGILEGRFFDYCVLDECSQALEPASWIPILKSDRVILAGDHKQLPPTLFSEKNALEVTLFEKAAERLAESERVFLLDTQYRMKDEIAEFSSQEFYSNLLKSGRPLEERTSNFPEDFPFLHSFQWIDTAGTDSEEVSVDDSLTNPFEADLQIRICVLLSEVGWPEEEITILSPYRAQVKLISEKLKEANLTKIRVSTIDSFQGRENRCILLGFVRSNEEGKSGFLKESRRINVGMTRAKDLLLCFGDSSTLSGDPFLSKLIQFAEEKKVFRTAWEFL, via the coding sequence TTGAAGGAACAAAAATTTTCCGGTTCTCTCGACGAACTGGAAGCCGTTCGCAAAGAACTGGAACGGGAAAAAAAAGAAGAAGACAATCTCTTTTCCAAAGACTGGCTCTCCCGTTCCTTGCAAGATAGAGTTCAGCTTGGAATTACGTTATACCCTCTTGTATACGAAGAACAAGCCATCGGTCGAGACGGAAGTTGGATTCTTACCTTTCGATTTCCGGATCAGGAAGAATATCCTTCTAAGTTTCAATCGGGCGCTCCGATTCAAATCGGAAAAGAAGAGGATCGTGCGCGCGCGATTCTCGTTTCCCTTCATAAAGAAAGAATACGAATCGCTATCGATGAAGTGCCGGAATGGGCCGAGGAAGGAAAGTGTCATCTCGATCTTTTGCCGGACGAAACCTCTTACAAAGAAATGTTTCGTGCCTTGGAAGTCGTATCCGACGCTAAGAAAGGAAGTCGATTGTATGTGAATCGTGAACTTCTTCTCGGATATGGAAAAGCGGATAAGATATCCCTGCGAGAAGCGGATAAAACTCGAGTTCAGGGAAGAATGAATTCTCGTCTGAACGAATCTCAGAAGAATGCTGTGTTGCACGCCGTTCTTTCCGAAGACGTCACGATCATCCACGGTCCTCCCGGAACCGGGAAAACTACAACATTAACCGAAATAGTAAGTCAACTCGTTGCGGAAGAAAGAAAAATTCTCGTTTCCGCTCCGACACATTCTGCCTGCGATCTTCTTGTGGAATCCATTTCCGAAAAAGGAATTCCAGTATTGAGACTCGGACATCCCGCCAGAGTTTCTGAGACGGCTCTTCATTCGACATTGGACTATAAATTGTTTCATCATCCCGACGGTAAATTGTTAAGCGAATACAGAAGGGAAGTTGTAGAAATCTCCAAACAAGCAAAAAAATACAAAAGAAACTTTGGAGAAAAGGAAAGAGAAGAAAGAAAGTCTCTTTTTCAAGAAGTCAAGGAACTCAAAAAAACGATTCGAACGATTGAAGCCGGACTAATCGACAGTCTCGTTTCTTCACATCCAGTGATCGTATCTACTCCAGTCGCTTCGGCGAAAGGAATTTTGGAAGGACGATTCTTCGACTATTGTGTGTTAGACGAGTGTTCGCAAGCGCTCGAACCTGCCTCTTGGATCCCGATTTTGAAATCGGATCGAGTGATTCTCGCGGGAGACCACAAACAATTGCCGCCCACTTTGTTTTCGGAGAAGAATGCACTGGAAGTGACCTTGTTTGAAAAGGCCGCTGAGAGACTTGCAGAATCCGAACGCGTTTTCCTTCTCGACACTCAATACAGAATGAAGGATGAAATTGCCGAGTTTTCTTCCCAAGAGTTTTATTCTAACCTTTTGAAATCGGGTCGCCCGCTGGAAGAAAGGACTTCTAATTTTCCCGAAGACTTTCCGTTTCTCCATTCTTTCCAATGGATCGATACCGCCGGAACCGATAGCGAGGAAGTTTCCGTCGACGACAGTTTGACAAATCCGTTCGAAGCCGATCTGCAGATTCGAATCTGCGTTTTGTTAAGCGAAGTCGGTTGGCCCGAGGAAGAGATTACGATTCTTTCTCCGTATCGCGCTCAAGTGAAATTGATATCCGAAAAACTGAAAGAGGCAAATCTTACGAAGATTCGGGTTTCAACGATCGATTCCTTCCAAGGGAGAGAAAATCGTTGTATTCTTCTTGGCTTTGTCCGTTCCAATGAAGAAGGAAAATCCGGGTTCTTAAAAGAATCCAGAAGGATCAACGTGGGAATGACGAGGGCGAAGGATCTTTTGCTTTGTTTCGGGGATAGTTCTACACTTTCCGGCGATCCGTTCTTATCCAAACTCATTCAATTTGCCGAAGAGAAGAAAGTCTTCCGAACCGCCTGGGAATTTTTATAA
- the leuD gene encoding 3-isopropylmalate dehydratase small subunit, with product MKAFTTLSGIAALLDRPNVDTDQIIPKQFLRKIERTGFGIHLFHDWRYLDDAGTKLNPEFSLNQDRYKGSIILVTRDNFGCGSSREHAPWALEDYGFRCIIAPSYADIFFNNCFKNGMLPVVLKSEEVEELFQAVSTNVGAKITIDLEKQTVTGPTGKVYTFEVDSFRKYCLYNGLDDIGLTLKHESKIGEFEKKQKEVEPWLYAI from the coding sequence ATGAAAGCATTTACAACTCTCAGTGGAATCGCGGCGTTACTGGATCGTCCGAACGTAGATACCGATCAGATCATTCCAAAACAATTTTTAAGAAAGATCGAGCGCACCGGTTTTGGAATTCATCTCTTTCACGACTGGAGATATCTGGATGACGCAGGGACTAAACTCAATCCTGAATTCTCCTTAAATCAAGATCGTTACAAGGGATCTATCATTCTAGTAACAAGAGACAACTTTGGCTGCGGATCTTCCAGAGAACACGCCCCTTGGGCCTTGGAAGACTACGGTTTTCGTTGTATCATCGCTCCTTCCTACGCGGATATCTTTTTTAACAACTGCTTTAAAAACGGAATGCTTCCAGTAGTTTTAAAATCCGAAGAAGTGGAAGAGTTATTTCAGGCTGTTTCCACTAACGTGGGAGCCAAGATTACGATCGATCTGGAAAAACAAACCGTTACCGGACCTACCGGAAAAGTATACACTTTCGAGGTCGATTCTTTTCGGAAATACTGTCTCTACAACGGGCTGGACGATATCGGGCTTACTCTCAAACACGAATCCAAAATCGGAGAGTTTGAAAAAAAGCAGAAAGAAGTTGAACCTTGGTTGTACGCTATATAA
- the leuC gene encoding 3-isopropylmalate dehydratase large subunit: MKTMFEKIWEDHLVGELDGGSYIIYIDRHLIHEVTSPQAFEGIKIAGRKVRRPEATFATMDHNVSTRTRDMSLADPISAIQMQTLKKNCDENGIRLYDFQNPDQGIIHVIAPEMGLTHPGMTIVCGDSHTSTHGAFGALAFGIGTSEVEHVLATQTLVQKRAKTMEIRVDGKLSDKVTAKDIILAIIGKIGTAGATGYVIEYRGSAIQALSMEARMTICNMSIEAGARAGLIAPDETTFHYIKGKDFAPKGAEWDLAVKKWKHYVTDEGAKFDTTVILHADEIAPMVSWGTSPSQVISIKGVVPDPKDATDPVEKIGIESALKYMDLKPGQKIEEVTINKVFIGSCTNSRIEDLRAAAATIQGKTVSSKVQAIVVPGSGRVKRQAEQEGLDKIFSAAGFEWRNPGCSMCLAMNDDVLEPGDRCASTSNRNFEGRQGKGGRTHLVGPEMAAAAAIEGHFVDIRNWK; the protein is encoded by the coding sequence ATGAAGACAATGTTCGAAAAAATCTGGGAAGACCATCTAGTCGGGGAACTGGATGGAGGATCGTATATCATTTATATTGACCGTCACCTCATCCACGAAGTCACCAGCCCCCAGGCTTTTGAAGGAATCAAAATCGCAGGAAGAAAGGTCCGTCGTCCGGAAGCAACCTTTGCTACGATGGATCATAACGTTTCCACAAGAACCAGAGACATGAGTCTCGCCGATCCGATCTCCGCGATCCAAATGCAGACTCTGAAAAAAAACTGCGACGAAAACGGAATCCGTCTTTATGATTTTCAAAATCCGGATCAAGGAATCATTCACGTCATCGCTCCGGAAATGGGTCTGACTCATCCCGGGATGACCATCGTATGCGGAGATTCTCATACTTCCACTCACGGCGCTTTCGGAGCTCTTGCGTTTGGAATCGGGACCAGTGAAGTCGAACACGTCCTCGCGACCCAGACCCTCGTTCAGAAAAGAGCGAAGACCATGGAGATCCGCGTAGACGGAAAACTCTCCGATAAGGTTACGGCAAAGGACATCATTCTTGCGATCATCGGTAAGATCGGAACGGCCGGGGCCACCGGTTACGTAATCGAATACCGCGGTTCCGCGATCCAAGCTTTGAGCATGGAAGCTCGTATGACGATCTGCAATATGTCGATCGAAGCGGGAGCGAGAGCCGGACTGATCGCACCGGACGAAACCACTTTCCATTATATCAAAGGAAAAGACTTTGCTCCAAAGGGTGCGGAATGGGATCTCGCGGTTAAAAAATGGAAACACTACGTCACAGACGAAGGTGCGAAGTTTGATACCACTGTGATTTTACACGCAGACGAAATCGCACCTATGGTGAGTTGGGGAACTTCTCCGAGCCAAGTGATTTCCATAAAGGGAGTTGTGCCGGATCCAAAAGACGCGACCGATCCCGTTGAAAAAATCGGAATCGAATCCGCGTTGAAATATATGGATCTCAAACCGGGACAAAAGATCGAAGAAGTAACGATCAACAAAGTTTTTATCGGCTCTTGCACCAATTCTAGAATCGAAGACTTGAGAGCGGCGGCGGCTACTATCCAAGGGAAAACCGTTTCTTCCAAAGTGCAGGCAATCGTAGTTCCCGGATCCGGAAGGGTCAAACGCCAAGCGGAGCAAGAAGGTCTGGATAAGATTTTCTCAGCGGCAGGTTTTGAATGGAGAAATCCAGGTTGTTCCATGTGTCTTGCGATGAACGACGACGTTCTCGAACCCGGAGATCGTTGTGCTTCCACCTCCAATCGTAACTTCGAAGGTCGTCAAGGAAAGGGCGGTCGAACTCACCTCGTAGGACCGGAAATGGCTGCGGCTGCTGCGATCGAAGGTCATTTCGTGGATATCCGAAACTGGAAATAA
- the clpA gene encoding ATP-dependent Clp protease ATP-binding subunit ClpA, with protein sequence MILTEEMERTLRKAWEEAKKRRNEFITLEHILLALTSDTVAKEVLEACGADIEKLKKDLSHYLDSELESFPETSGEVDPIYTIGVQHVLQLAEFHVQSTRNKKMDGGDVLAALFREDQSNAVYFLGSQDISRLDIVRYISHGIRKDNQNREKETLGEEGEKVSDPLKAFCVDLTAKAREGKLDPMIGRADELDRTIHILCRRRKNNPIFVGEAGVGKTSIVEGLAQMVVDGKVPEPLKNLKVYSLDMGLLLAGTKFRGEFEERLKNVVTQITAQDDHVLFIDEIHTIIGAGAVSGGSLDASNLLKPALSSGELRCIGTTTYKEYKSIFEKDHALSRRFQKVEVGEPSISETVEILKGLLGKYESFHKVKYSASAVEQAAELSARYILDRKLPDKAIDLLDEAGARVRLREGGKKTVTVREIEELVSKIAKVPSVTVKADDREKLKNLDEELKAKIYGQNSAIDQLVQSIRLSRSGLSEPGKPVGSFLFAGPTGVGKTELTRKLAEILGVELIRFDMSEYMEKHTVSRLIGSPPGYVGFEQGGQLTDAVHRNPHCVLLLDEIEKAHEDIYNILLQIMDHATLTDNNGRKSDFRQVIIVMTTNTGARERSTNPVGFGNDLLEDRSLKAIEKQFSPEFRNRLTAVIEFSSLSQENVTKVVAKQLALLQERLNSKQIELEFQDDVLNYIAEKAYTPEFGARPVQRWIDTHISKRISEEILFGELKSGGKAKLIAGKEGIEMEFSHGKKS encoded by the coding sequence ATGATTCTTACGGAAGAAATGGAACGGACCTTAAGAAAGGCTTGGGAAGAAGCCAAAAAAAGAAGAAACGAATTTATCACGCTCGAACACATTCTTCTCGCACTAACATCCGACACGGTCGCTAAGGAAGTTTTGGAAGCCTGCGGGGCGGATATCGAAAAACTAAAGAAAGATCTGAGTCATTATCTGGATAGCGAACTCGAATCCTTTCCGGAAACCTCGGGAGAAGTGGATCCGATTTATACCATCGGGGTACAACACGTTCTGCAACTCGCCGAGTTTCACGTTCAATCCACTCGCAATAAAAAAATGGACGGGGGAGACGTTCTCGCGGCGTTATTCAGAGAAGATCAATCCAACGCAGTTTATTTTCTCGGATCGCAAGATATTTCCAGACTGGATATCGTACGTTACATTTCTCATGGAATCCGTAAGGACAATCAGAACCGAGAAAAAGAAACTCTGGGTGAAGAAGGAGAAAAAGTTTCCGATCCTCTCAAGGCCTTTTGTGTGGATCTCACCGCAAAAGCACGAGAAGGAAAATTAGATCCTATGATCGGACGCGCGGACGAACTCGATCGTACGATTCATATTCTCTGTAGAAGAAGAAAGAACAATCCTATCTTTGTAGGAGAGGCAGGAGTCGGTAAAACTTCGATCGTGGAGGGCCTCGCCCAAATGGTCGTGGACGGAAAAGTTCCGGAGCCGTTGAAAAATCTAAAAGTTTATTCTTTGGATATGGGGCTTTTACTCGCGGGCACTAAGTTCCGAGGAGAATTTGAAGAAAGACTCAAGAATGTAGTAACTCAGATCACGGCCCAAGACGATCACGTTCTTTTTATAGACGAGATCCATACGATCATCGGAGCCGGAGCCGTTTCCGGCGGTTCTTTGGACGCATCCAATCTCCTAAAACCAGCACTCTCCAGCGGAGAACTTCGTTGTATCGGAACCACGACCTATAAAGAATACAAATCTATATTCGAAAAAGATCATGCACTTTCCAGAAGATTCCAAAAAGTAGAAGTGGGAGAACCGTCCATCTCCGAAACCGTTGAGATTCTAAAAGGACTTTTAGGAAAATACGAATCCTTTCACAAGGTGAAGTATTCCGCTTCGGCGGTGGAACAGGCTGCTGAGTTGTCGGCGCGTTATATTCTGGATCGAAAACTTCCGGACAAGGCGATCGATCTTTTGGACGAAGCCGGCGCTCGCGTTCGCCTTAGAGAGGGGGGAAAAAAAACCGTGACGGTAAGAGAAATCGAAGAACTCGTTTCCAAGATCGCAAAGGTTCCTTCCGTTACGGTTAAAGCCGACGATCGTGAAAAACTCAAGAACTTGGATGAAGAGTTAAAAGCCAAGATCTACGGACAAAATTCCGCGATCGATCAGCTCGTACAGTCCATTCGACTTTCCAGAAGCGGACTTTCCGAACCGGGAAAACCCGTGGGAAGTTTTCTCTTTGCAGGACCGACCGGAGTTGGAAAGACGGAGTTGACTCGTAAACTCGCGGAGATTCTCGGAGTGGAACTCATTCGTTTTGATATGAGCGAATACATGGAAAAACATACGGTTTCCCGATTGATCGGTTCTCCGCCGGGTTACGTAGGTTTTGAACAAGGCGGACAACTTACGGACGCGGTGCATCGAAATCCTCACTGTGTTCTTTTGCTCGACGAGATAGAAAAGGCTCATGAAGACATTTATAATATTCTTCTTCAGATTATGGATCACGCAACTCTTACGGACAACAACGGAAGAAAATCCGATTTTCGTCAGGTGATTATAGTGATGACTACAAACACCGGAGCTCGGGAGCGTTCCACAAATCCAGTGGGTTTTGGAAACGATCTTTTGGAAGACAGAAGTCTCAAGGCGATCGAAAAACAATTTTCTCCCGAGTTTAGAAACCGTCTCACAGCGGTGATAGAGTTCTCTTCTCTCAGTCAGGAAAATGTAACCAAAGTAGTTGCAAAACAGCTTGCTCTTTTACAAGAGCGTCTGAATTCTAAACAAATTGAATTAGAGTTTCAGGATGATGTACTCAACTACATCGCAGAGAAAGCTTATACCCCTGAGTTCGGGGCAAGACCCGTGCAGAGATGGATCGATACTCATATCTCAAAGAGAATCTCTGAAGAGATCCTTTTTGGAGAACTCAAATCGGGTGGAAAGGCAAAACTGATCGCCGGTAAAGAGGGAATCGAAATGGAATTCTCTCACGGCAAAAAATCCTAA
- the clpS gene encoding ATP-dependent Clp protease adapter ClpS, with product MSEIFRFDTEEQTLTKEKVKLKRPSKYRVIILNDDFTPMEFVVWILQVVFHRTRAESEQIMLKAHITGKALCGVYSHDVARTKVIQVQQLADQHGYPLHCTMEVEEGEEES from the coding sequence ATGAGCGAGATCTTTCGATTTGATACGGAAGAACAGACTTTGACCAAGGAGAAGGTCAAACTCAAACGTCCTTCCAAATACAGGGTTATCATACTCAACGACGATTTTACTCCTATGGAATTCGTCGTTTGGATTTTACAAGTAGTCTTTCACAGAACAAGAGCGGAAAGCGAACAGATCATGCTAAAGGCTCATATTACGGGGAAAGCGTTATGCGGCGTTTATTCGCACGATGTGGCGCGAACCAAGGTCATACAAGTTCAACAATTGGCGGATCAACACGGATACCCACTGCATTGTACGATGGAAGTGGAGGAAGGAGAAGAAGAATCATGA
- a CDS encoding PLP-dependent cysteine synthase family protein: MFDEISRSIDEFGNSFLGALNNIQKSFGRELSVAKPVKETILQMIGNTPLIRLNQIGSHIPNVEFYLKAEFCNPTGSVKDRTALSMILSSERRGELKPGGQIIQPGYNSTGLSLAWISTIRQYKFRCLVAGDTDPQKIKDLQTFGAHVEILPEAKGNWDEALLKKAREIKEKEKNTVILNEYKDMANTNAHYLFTGPEIWRDLAGNVDAFVAGGGSGGTLSGAGRFLKSKKSSIRVIMGVSQKSRFIRKMVQKEASIHLPESFDPKIVDEYVGVDREQALLYQSDLYQKEGIFAGTTTGTTLASAIQFAESLPTRDDQKSQVYRIVVLSPDRF, from the coding sequence ATGTTTGATGAAATCTCCCGTTCAATTGACGAGTTTGGAAACAGTTTCCTTGGCGCTCTGAATAACATTCAGAAATCGTTTGGACGGGAACTCAGCGTAGCAAAACCGGTTAAAGAAACCATTCTCCAGATGATTGGAAACACTCCTCTCATCCGTTTGAATCAGATCGGTTCTCATATTCCCAATGTGGAATTCTACCTCAAAGCGGAGTTCTGCAATCCCACCGGCTCGGTGAAGGATAGAACGGCTCTTTCCATGATTCTTTCCTCCGAAAGAAGGGGAGAATTGAAACCGGGAGGACAGATCATTCAACCCGGATATAATTCCACAGGGCTCAGTCTTGCCTGGATCAGTACGATTCGCCAATATAAATTTCGCTGTTTGGTCGCCGGGGACACCGACCCTCAAAAGATCAAGGATCTCCAGACGTTTGGAGCTCACGTCGAAATTCTTCCCGAAGCAAAGGGGAATTGGGACGAGGCTCTTTTGAAAAAAGCGAGAGAGATCAAAGAGAAAGAAAAAAACACAGTAATCTTAAACGAATACAAGGATATGGCGAATACAAACGCGCATTATCTTTTTACAGGCCCTGAAATTTGGAGAGACCTCGCGGGTAACGTGGACGCGTTTGTCGCGGGAGGTGGTTCCGGAGGAACGCTTTCCGGAGCGGGTCGTTTTTTGAAATCCAAGAAGTCTTCGATTCGGGTGATCATGGGCGTGAGTCAGAAATCAAGATTCATAAGAAAGATGGTTCAAAAGGAAGCTTCCATTCATCTTCCTGAATCCTTTGATCCGAAGATTGTGGATGAATACGTGGGTGTGGATCGGGAACAAGCGCTTCTCTATCAATCGGATCTCTATCAAAAAGAAGGAATATTCGCCGGCACAACAACGGGGACTACGCTTGCGAGTGCGATCCAATTTGCGGAAAGTCTTCCCACCAGGGATGATCAAAAATCTCAGGTCTACAGAATCGTAGTCCTATCTCCGGATCGGTTTTGA
- a CDS encoding GNAT family N-acetyltransferase — MSSQPPNGIRVEFLDSISSISKEEWNAISDPKNPFLEYDFLHSLEISRCIGSNTSWIQKYCILKKEGRFSAVIPLFLKFDSYGEYIFDFQWAQFFSQAGLNYYPKGLVAIPFTPANGKRILHTKEMSLEEVCSYMIPELLRFSEEEGLSGVHFLFLEKEESEVLENYGFATRLSHQFHWMNRDYSSFDDYLGAMKSKKRMQIKREREIVRSYGLEIRILEGNEIQKSDMNSIWQFYQDTHSRKWGSAYLNRKFFDSAFDTFRERVVLVLASRDGKPIAGTFNLRKGDFLYGRYWGCIEYHSHLHFECCFYQLIDYAIREKIKVFEAGAQGEHKFLRGFPAMPTYSSHRIFHPGARNAIERFLKEERLHMQEMIQETNEHSPLKEFSSETFFRDNAIADKGSRDP; from the coding sequence ATGTCTTCGCAACCGCCCAATGGTATCAGAGTAGAATTTTTAGATTCTATCTCCTCGATTTCCAAGGAAGAATGGAACGCAATCTCCGATCCAAAAAACCCATTCTTAGAATACGACTTTTTACATTCTCTCGAAATCTCCCGTTGTATCGGTTCAAACACTTCTTGGATTCAGAAGTATTGTATTCTCAAAAAGGAAGGACGTTTCTCAGCGGTTATTCCTCTTTTTCTCAAGTTTGATTCTTACGGAGAATACATCTTTGATTTTCAGTGGGCTCAATTCTTCTCTCAAGCTGGTTTGAATTATTATCCCAAAGGTCTCGTTGCGATTCCGTTTACTCCTGCCAACGGCAAACGAATTCTCCATACAAAGGAAATGAGTCTCGAAGAAGTTTGTTCCTATATGATTCCGGAGCTCCTTCGTTTTTCCGAAGAAGAGGGTCTTTCCGGAGTTCATTTTCTATTCTTAGAAAAAGAAGAATCGGAAGTTCTGGAGAATTACGGATTTGCCACCCGGCTTTCGCACCAATTTCACTGGATGAACCGGGACTACTCAAGTTTTGACGATTACTTGGGTGCGATGAAATCCAAGAAAAGAATGCAGATCAAACGGGAACGCGAGATCGTTCGTAGCTACGGCCTCGAAATCAGAATCCTAGAAGGAAATGAGATTCAAAAATCGGATATGAATTCGATCTGGCAATTCTATCAAGACACACATTCCAGAAAATGGGGCTCCGCTTATCTCAATCGTAAGTTTTTTGATTCGGCCTTTGATACGTTTCGAGAAAGGGTCGTTTTGGTTCTCGCCTCGCGGGACGGAAAACCCATCGCGGGAACCTTCAATCTCCGCAAAGGAGATTTTTTATACGGAAGATATTGGGGTTGTATCGAATACCATTCTCATCTTCATTTTGAATGTTGTTTTTATCAATTGATCGACTACGCGATTCGTGAGAAAATCAAAGTCTTTGAGGCCGGCGCCCAAGGAGAACACAAATTCCTCCGAGGATTTCCTGCGATGCCGACTTATAGTTCGCATAGGATTTTTCATCCGGGCGCGAGAAATGCGATTGAACGTTTCCTAAAAGAAGAAAGACTGCACATGCAGGAAATGATTCAAGAAACCAACGAGCACTCTCCGCTTAAGGAATTTTCGAGCGAAACATTCTTCCGAGACAATGCGATCGCAGATAAGGGGAGTCGAGATCCATGA
- a CDS encoding sigma-70 family RNA polymerase sigma factor, translating into MSAKKEIWEECTILIAKAREGDQASYEKFLRLVTGVLRSYLIPRINNAEDREDLIQEILIGLHKARDSYRAERHPAPWVFAIARYKTIDYLRKRKVGDRYFTTENLELFASPEPIEQDEPEKAREILQEWLSVLDERQKQILTHLKLDGMSVREVSEKTGLSESNIKVITHRAVQKIRKHFSLDI; encoded by the coding sequence ATGTCAGCTAAAAAAGAAATCTGGGAAGAATGCACAATTCTTATCGCCAAGGCTCGAGAAGGAGACCAGGCTTCCTATGAAAAATTTCTCAGACTCGTAACGGGTGTCCTTCGTTCCTATCTGATTCCCCGTATTAACAACGCAGAAGACCGGGAAGATCTCATCCAAGAAATATTGATCGGACTTCACAAGGCTCGGGATTCTTATCGCGCGGAACGTCATCCGGCTCCTTGGGTTTTTGCCATCGCGAGATACAAGACCATCGACTATCTCCGAAAAAGAAAGGTCGGAGACCGTTATTTTACGACCGAAAATCTCGAACTCTTCGCTTCTCCGGAACCGATCGAACAGGATGAACCGGAAAAGGCGCGGGAAATCTTGCAGGAGTGGCTTTCCGTTTTGGACGAAAGACAGAAACAGATTCTCACACATCTCAAACTCGACGGAATGAGCGTGAGAGAGGTTTCGGAAAAAACCGGACTTTCCGAGTCCAATATCAAGGTGATTACTCACCGAGCCGTTCAAAAGATTCGAAAGCATTTTTCCCTCGATATCTGA
- a CDS encoding NrsF family protein: MLSKEEKTESLIQKMAAEPPSKENLWGNFVMLLPIFAIVFILFLLSLNPITAPLIHIPTLFPDFLWIAIVGISSFWILSQLRFPEESFSKSSKLPILLSFIWVLYSAGLYAWDIIADHEFSHHIGRCSAIIFISSLVFCGSGLYLFRKGKPGNPVLSAAVLSVFSLALANFCLKFVCGDQSSYHILFSHGLPSVLLFLIGSLAFKNILKW, encoded by the coding sequence ATGTTGAGTAAAGAAGAGAAAACCGAATCCTTAATCCAAAAAATGGCGGCCGAGCCCCCATCCAAAGAAAACCTTTGGGGCAATTTCGTCATGTTGCTTCCTATTTTTGCAATCGTTTTCATTCTATTCTTATTATCTCTTAATCCGATTACGGCTCCTCTAATTCACATTCCAACTTTGTTTCCTGATTTTTTATGGATTGCAATCGTAGGAATCAGTTCGTTTTGGATTCTTTCTCAATTGAGATTTCCGGAGGAATCTTTTTCGAAATCTTCTAAACTTCCGATCCTTCTGAGTTTCATTTGGGTTCTTTACTCCGCGGGTTTATATGCCTGGGATATCATTGCAGATCACGAGTTCAGTCATCACATAGGTCGTTGTTCGGCGATCATATTTATTTCAAGTCTCGTTTTTTGCGGGAGCGGTTTATATCTATTTAGAAAAGGAAAACCCGGAAATCCGGTTTTGAGCGCGGCGGTTCTTTCGGTCTTTAGTCTTGCCCTTGCAAACTTTTGTCTTAAATTTGTCTGCGGAGACCAGTCCTCATATCATATCCTTTTTTCACACGGGCTTCCGAGTGTGCTTCTATTCTTGATCGGCTCTCTCGCATTTAAGAATATTCTAAAGTGGTAA